In Balneola sp., the sequence TACCGGATTAATCGTAGTGAGTCCACATTCTAATTACTTTTACAACTTTCTCTTTCTCGTAGACTTGATACACTAAGCGATGCTGGATATTAATTCTCCGTGAATAAGCCCCTTCCATATTACCAACCAGTTTTTCATAGGGAGGATAGTC encodes:
- a CDS encoding Txe/YoeB family addiction module toxin, producing the protein MSNYKLVYTKQAKKDTKKAASSGLKSKIEDLLEIIKEDPFADYPPYEKLVGNMEGAYSRRINIQHRLVYQVYEKEKVVKVIRMWTHYD